From Anopheles darlingi chromosome 2, idAnoDarlMG_H_01, whole genome shotgun sequence, the proteins below share one genomic window:
- the LOC125950628 gene encoding uncharacterized protein LOC125950628: MKCKQNRGLMRIISLAILLVLHLVPASLAEEGHEEEETLIEDYFVCRTCGNDVSVANLLFDKYSPLALSATNHTLTEGRSVLIQEVQNSRGFRYTIFLVKQASCQKITAQRWIAKSSWFPGYAWKFCMCPKCRMVVGFMFEPIETATIERNFPSDAGFYALIHNSIITEGYVNSLLMKEKVLREN; this comes from the exons ATGAAGTGCAAGCAAAATCGTGGATTAATGCGAATAATTTCTTTGGCCATTTTACTCGTTTTGCATCTCGTGCCTGCATCTCTGGCGGAGGAAGGccacgaagaggaggaaacgTTGATTGAAG ATTATTTCGTGTGCCGGACCTGCGGAAATGATGTTAGCGTAGCGAATCTGCTTTTCGATAAGTACAGCCCACTCGCCCTCAGCGCTACCAACCACACACTCACCGAAGGCCGGTCCGTGTTGATCCAGGAAGTGCAGAACTCGCGCGGATTCAGATACACAATTTTCCTGGTCAAACAAGCCTCCTGCCAGAAGATAACAGCG CAACGGTGGATCGCAAAATCGTCCTGGTTTCCCGGCTATGCTTGGAAGTTTTGCATGTGCCCCAAGTGCCGCATGGTAGTCGGTTTTATGttcgaaccgatcgaaaccGCGACAATTGAGCGCAACTTCCCTTCGGACGCCGGCTTCTATGCGCTGATTCACAACAGCATTATCACGGAAGGAT ACGTGAACTCTTTGCTTATGAAGGAAAAGGTTCTGCGCGAGAATTGA